The window atattttgaagttttatccataaagcattttttttttttattaagaacccccaaaatcgttatctcttgaatattttttcaattactttatgtgcaaaaaacaaaaacaaaaaaagtttgttgtttttgtatagTATCTCATACTTTGATGAAAAGTatgttttttatgaaatgttttttttttttttatgagatattttctaaggccatgtcatgtgtttttagagaaggctaatctgaTTGATTTATGGCATTTGTCATCTCTATAAAATCACACATGTAAACACTCCTATGTGCTTTATCTGTGTTTTAGTCTCTGAAAACTCCATTTGTGATTCttttgttctcaccaaacgagtcttaaacacctccgccaggtatgacacattatccacattgttttttatcattattattttgcttttgttCCACCTTTTTTAGCCGTTGTAATAAAGTTTGTTGTGGTATTTCAAGCTTTACAATCCACTAAGCtgcaatctcacttcagtctcagtatgcatttagcccttatttatcaaaagtcctactataaaaatacaacataacattttcttacgaccttacatcaattattgtgacagaaatgaaTCATGAAGAAGAAATGCAGCTGCTATTAgcagcattagagctaacgttagcatcaaggtacatcagacaatttatgaaattattagtacacttttactgaaaactcactttaaaccacgatcaagtgtttgtaataacttccttttgcgatcacggatggaatttggtcgtttgctgttgtaaaaatatgctatttataacCTTTTACATCGCTACACAAGTTAGCATTGCagatgtacattttcattttttttttcaaaaaacgcCGTATATCTCAataaaatctcataccaagctttactatcataatcgcgggtttattattcggatatttcgtgtgtacagaggtgtatcACTATTGTTATGggcagataactaccaggaagtgtacaGGAAGCATGTAACACAATGTGGTGGTGTCCGGTTATGGCACTCTAAAGATTGACGAAGGACCAATCGGAGTCTGTCTGATACACAGCACAAGGCCATTCAAGGTACCATTCAGCTCgttgggagcagctggggttagttatcttgctcaaggacacctcgacacttggtcagctGGAAaaccaatcatctgcttttaacagtgaagccaggaaacatttaagcctatcctctggttccactgacgtatgcgcacagCTGAGGAACCTTTGTGCATGCGTtgtaaaagtataacctgtggggaaaaaggcgttttaaaccttattttgacACAAAGTCATCAAatttttcagcaatttttataatattttaccgTTGTTTCTATATATACCAGTGAAAGTGCATTTCTGACtttctgcccattcatttagataggagcttggtcttgttagtctgaaatagctgcccggagccATTGCCAAGATGGCAGgcgagtggcacgacttgcctaaaaggactttgatATCACCCATTCACTGtgattataaagcttggaagagccaatacatttttaaataaatctctttTGAAAACCCATCCAGTACACAGCAAAATCTCGCCAAATTTCTACGGATCTATTTACATTTTCTACTATTATCTGAAAATAATCTGTGTCTACAATGAACATTAAACATTTGCACATATAAATAAAAGGAATTTGGTGTAAATTATATCCTTGTTCTCTCTTAGGCTCTATGGGCATTGAATGGTGGGATCCACAGCAAAAAGTTTCAGCCCCCTAGACCTAAACCAGTTCCTCGCAATAACAGTTCATCCATAATATCTGCGTTTGACATGGGAATCAGTGATGAGGAGTGGGAAAGACTACAGAAGGCTATTGACTGGCCTTTTCCAGATCAAGAAATCACTTATCTGAATCAGAGCACAAGTCCAGTTCACTCAACTTTCTCTATTGTGGGATTCAAGGAGAGTTACAAAGTGGGAGAAAAGATCTCTGTTATTATCACAGCCAGAGACCACAACAAGAACCTGAAAAGATATGGAGGAGATTTTTTCAAAGCAAAACTTTTCAATACAGAGCTAAAGGTGTGTTGTTTTATAATCTTAATTTTTGAAacacattttagaaaataaatgaaatcaatatACATGCATTTTTCATGTTAAGTGTCAACCAACAATCAACCAACAACCGTCGCAAggattattacaaattattacatattatgtTTAGGTTTAGAAGCTTCAAAATGTACTTTACCAACAGACATTAGTTTTctgcattacatttattattttctatttatcttAAAGGCGAGTGTGTATGGGGAGGTTTTGGATCATCATAATGGGACTTACTCTGTTGAACTTCTTCTGCCGTGGGAAGGTCAGGCACAAGTTTCTGTACGTCTAGAGCACTCCAGTGAAGTTGTGCAGATTCTTAAAAAATAAGAATGAGTGAGTCTTCATTCCCACGCACCCACTTCAATGGATACTTTGAAGGACCAGGACCCAATAAAACCAGGATCCGTGAAGTAGTAGAATGTAATCTTAAGTGGGGTGCAGATAGAAGTTGGAGTAAAGGTGACTGCTGCTGTGAGCATAAGGATATAAAAACAGGAACGGTGTGGCAGTGTGAGAGACCAAAGAAACTTGACTGTGACAAACTGGTTCGTCACGCAGGCGGACGTATGGAAAGCCCATTAAATCCTTTTGAGCAGCAGCTTTTTACACAGTAATGATTCAAAGTTAATTTCATAACAATTGTATAAttataaatcaaacaaacaaaaaaagtgtaaaaaaaaacaaaacaaaaaaaacaatctctctctctctctacagacAATTAACAAATGTTGCTATTAGTGTAGACAAAATGTGTCTTTAACAGCACTGCACCTATTGGTAAGTTTACATAATGATCTCTGTACATTTCGACCATGCAATTTGGGGGGGTTTGGGGTATGTCGGTTTAGACAGAAAGGAAACAAAATTATATAGAGAAGCGAATATGATTGATAAAGATGCTTGAAACGGGCCCTACAAATTTCagcacactctaaaaaatgctgggttaaatagaAAAAGCGACAACCCCAGCGGTTGGCAGAGTTATAAAGTCCAGGGTTCATTAACTAAAGCcctgccatatgtttattccaACCATGAAGAGAAGGAATCAAGTCATTcttttcaagtcacaagcaagtctcaAGTCTAATCcaaagttaaagttaatgagataattaagtgactagtGATGAACACCTCTTCTGTGAATCTACAGCATGTAAACAAAGTACTGTTCTAATAAatagatttaattaatttcaaaaattgtgaaatacgctttaaaaaaatgaaacttctttattttctgtactattcagacacacacatacatcaagaACCAGCACATGAATCTCAATAATCTCAATCAACAAAGCGCGTCATGCTGCTATGTGTGCTGGGTATGAAAAATGATTGTTACCACTATTGAGAATCATATGATAAGTGTTGATGTTTAAAAGGTTGAGCTGAtccaatatttaaaaatgttagttttttttttttctcattttgtatCATGTGACTGTCAGTCAGTAAACCAAAGAAAATAACGACTTTATGATGTTCCTTCATTGCTAAAAAAGCAGATATTACAAAATTAATCTGCAACTTCAACTTTTTGATTAAGCGTAGTATAAATGTTTTCTGTGAATCTTACAGAAAATAATTAgaaacaaattacttttttttaggaTGTTAAGTAAACCTTGACCACATTTATGGTGACATCTTGTgtgtgttcataaaaaaaaaagaaaaaaaagaaaaatctaatgctgtggctgaagtcagtcgTAGCTCTTgcgtttctcttttcttcaatgatgttgattgttaacagcagatgttcttCACTAATGatcaatcatcatttaattatcaatcaatcaatcaacatttatttgtatagcgctttacaACAACTGTCAGGTATCCAAAGTGCTTCACATCATAGAATACAATAAACATCATAtcatacaataaatacatataacaaaaaagaaaacagcaagaggGAAATTGTGTCACCACTACTATGTATTAAAAGCCATCCTAAACAGGTGGGTTTTAAGTTTAGACCTAAAAAGAGTTTCATCTGCAGTTGTACGGATATCAGGGGGTAACTTGTTCCAAAGTCTTGGGGCAGCAACTGCAAACGCCTGATCACCCCAACGCTTGTACTTTGACCTTGGGActtctaaaaccagttgatttgAAGACCGTAACGACCGGCTGTGCTCACGCAGGGTTAAAATCTCACTTATGTACTCCGGTGCTCGGCCATTTAGGGCCTTAAAAACGaacaacaaaatcttaaaatctaTTCTAAACtgtactggaagccagtgtagtaAATTTATTATCTCAATAGCTTTAACTCTTTGAGGGCTtgggattagtgatgggaagttcgattcttttcagCGAACCGGtcctttcggacggttcgattcaataaaccggttgaaaaaaatggttcaccggttatTTTttgctcgacgtaatgacgtcattggctatgacgtaatggcgtcaaatctatcaaacattaaaatatataaagtcagtaatcataactttagtcatttaaaaacctcataatcatgaaaagtttacaattaagttttgcaacaatgcacccaaatacagtaacagcataACATtggcacagaatcagttcagaatcaatcaccaaatcataaaaaaaagcaaaacaaatatagttattttatcacactttccgatgtttaacaaaataattgataaattacacacatgcgcagtatcatcagttcatccgTTCTCAAAACGGTTTTTCGGTTGCAATCAttactgatgcaaccggttcttgactcgagaacgagaactgctccagcagtgggcgtgttcatTCATCATCTGAttctgctcggtgttcatcttcagttctctcttcacagcagttcagtcagtttactgtttgagtaaattaattttctgggatattggtttattctgactcagagggagtgtcagtcacgtaaaaaaaaagttaaaagcttaagtaatttgtggattaatgctgaCTGGAGGCGCAGACCATTTCAAactattcagtttgatttggtgaactggtttaatTGATTCACTGAGAAGAACTGGTTTAATTGAACGATTCGTTTGCGAATCAGACATCACTACTTGGGATTTGACTTGAGACTTGCTTGAGACTTGAAATGAATATCTTTGCTCCTCCTCTATGGAGGACCAAACctgcagaaattaaaaataaataaatgtaatttaaaggaaacaagtaaataaatgatgtgataaaaacaaaaataggtcatttgtaattacattttatcctgaatttatattttaaattactttttttcctttatgtatttattttacatttatttttattctttttaacttttatttacttgaactttcattcatttttatacattatgtatttatttatttttaaatgtatttatttgtttatttatttattatatgtatttatttattcccacatgtatttattttcagatttatttattcatttatttatttttacttttccgTGTGCAACATGGAAATGAGGGTGGCGGTCCTCGTGGATCACCGGTGAATCATTGGTTGAGAGCTCACGTTGAAGCATCACATTTGTGAGTGTATTTTGCCCATGCCTTTATACAGTCTATTGTAGTGCTATATCAACTGGAGAGATCCAATAAATTTTCAGAGATTCACtttattatttctaattattttatagCGAACAAATTCAGCTATTTTTACTCATAGTTACATAATTAAGCCCGAAACCATCAACATTGTCTATGAGTTTGTAGGTTGATGACACTAGACACTTGGTGGAAGTTTGTAAGGCCCATCTTCAGTTTGTAATGGGTGAAAAGACTCCCAAAAACATTGTGAGCATAAGGTTATCATAAAACCAGTTGCACTAAATATCTTGACAGTCTACTCAGGCTCATAAGGTTTTTGGAAACGCATCCCACATAAATCTAAACCCACATCCCCCATAAAGTTGGATTTGGCGCTAGACGCTAGATAAtcttaaagttcacccaaaaatgaaaatgatgtcatttatgactcaccctcatgtcgttccaaacctgtaagaccgctattcatcttcagaaaacagtTTAAGATGTTTCATATTATgttcgagagctttctgtccatccattgaaaatgtatgtatgatatacagtccatgtccagaaaagtaataaaaacatcatcaatgtagtccatgtgacatcagaggatagGTTAGAacttgttgaagcatcaaaaatacattatggtccaaaaataacaaaaactatgactttattcagcattgtgttctcttccgggtctgttgtgagcgcgttcaagtGTAGTGATTTTTTGTAGCGGATCTTTTGTAAGATGTAACGGTTTGTGAATGACTCATTTGATTTAACTAGTTCTTCTTGaactagttcaccaaatcgaactgaatcgttttaaacggttcgcgtctccaatacacattaatccacaaatgacttaagctgttaacttttttaacgtgactgacactccctctgcgttcaaacaaaccaatatgccagagtaatttatttactcaaacagtacactgactgaactgctgtgaagagagaactgaagatgaacaccgagccgagccagataatgaacaaaagattgacttgttcacgagtcaagaactagttgcatcggttttcggatcaccagtagtgatgagAGGTTCGGTTCTTTTCTGCAAACTTTTTCTTTCAGACAGtccgattcaataaactggttgaagaaaacggttcaccggttcttttgcactcgacataatgacatcattggcgatgattgcccttcattcaagcctttggtttacctgcGCTAATAACATTAGCactgaatcagttcagaatcaatcatcaaaagaacgaattcggttcagacgctctgtgtcggtctgcttcacgctgaatcatgcATCCGCGGTATCATCATCTCCTCGGTTCTTGAATCAGACACGTCCGACAGAAAttgttctcagttcagtgtactggggatccgaaaaccgatgcaactggttcttgactcgagaagtaaataaagtaaatcttttatttgttatctggctcggctcggtgttcatcttcagttctctcttcacagcagttcagtcagtgtactgtttgagtaaattgagtaaagctcttggactaaatctaaaatatcttaaacagtgtttcgaagatgaacagaggttttacgggtttggaacgacatgagggagtCATTGATGACATAatgttttggtgaactatcccttttagttTAGGGAACATCTCTTACATCACATATAACATTGGTCTGTTCGATTTTTTATATCtctaaaataaacttgaataaaatgtaaacattactaAATATACCTGACTCGTAAAAGAACACTTTACAGTTGGTTTTGTGACTGTAAGCTATCCTCTTAAAATGTTATTGGAATTAGAAACTTTATGATTTTAAGTTTAGAGATGGGCCCTGAATGAAAAAGAACTGTGAGCCTGAGTAGACCTTATAGACCTTATGTGTAACTAGTTTACGATAAACGTATGCTCACAACACGAACATTGGCCTTTGACGATGTTGATGGTTCTGGGCTTAATGATGTAATATGAGTCGATCAAGCACATCCAACTCTCAAATTCTAATCATTGTTATTAGGTTAATCAGAGGCTTGGCTTCTGCGTGAGCTCTCAACCAATGACTCACTGGTGATCCACAAGGACTGACTCCCTCATTTCCATGTTGCACAcggaaaagtaaaaataaataaatgaataaataaataaataaatctgtaaataacTACAcatgagaataaataaataaataaatacatataataaatagataaataaatgcatgaataaaaacatttcataataaattaatataagaaataaattaattaaatataaaaatgaataaaagtataagtaaataaatgttaaaaaaagaataaaaataaatgtaaaataaatacatagagggaaaaaaattaaaatataattttggattacatttgatttcaaatgaactatttttgtttttatcacatcatttatttattattttcattttattacatttatttaattatctatctatatctttatttatttatttctaatttctgCAGGATTGGTCCTCCATACTCCTCTGCTGAAATCAGATGCTCAGTTCATGGGTGGGATaaacatatggcaggacttttactttctgacccatGGACTTTATACCTCTACCAGCTGCTGAGTTTGCCCCTTTTTAACCCAGTGCTgatgtatattacatttatcttctttgcttttttccaaAATTTAAATGGTCAAAACATACACAGACCACATATCGGAGGATGGATATCAACTGTAATCCAATGTTGTTTCAAAAGAATTCACGTAGCTAAACAACCTTTAATTAATatgcatgtttctttgttttagGTACAATGGAGAAATGCAGGTCTGGCATGAAGACACCGGTTCCGGGAgggtttcatttaaaatatgtctGGAATTCTTTTGTATGCAAAACTCGACAGTTCAGTCCTGCACAAAAGGCAAACTGTCTTAAAAACAAGATTGTCTATTTGATGGGAGACTCCACCACAAGGCAGTGGTTCGAGTACTTAGAAAGAAACGTGCCAGGCAAGTATGACAAAATTTTCAATCTTCAATTTAAGAATCAATAGCaagaatgtataatataaatgaaacaatGACTTACAGAGGCCCTGCAAAGGATATGGTGCatgtaatctaaatatatatatatattggccatTGATGAAAATATCAAAAACTGGTGCATTGTTCAGGCAaacttgcaaaatgttattacaaatatGATTTACATAGGGGAAGTCAGTTCTGAAAAAAAGCTCATCTTGTTTGCAGATGCTACTTGGTTTAATAGTTTCCATCTAATGCAATCAAATTGAgaacttatatatatatcagttcagGGAGAGTTtgcccaaaataaaaaaagtgatcaTCTACTTACACACTTATCATTCAAAAGTTCAAGCTATggttataatatttgttttacatattttgatTAGGCATAAAAAGAATGAACCTCCACACTCATCCTAGAGGTGGCCCACTGATGGCTGTGGAGCTGAAAAATAATATTGTTGTTCACTGGAGCATGCATGGTGTTCTTTGCGACTTGGTGTAGTTATGCCTATCATTTACCTACATTACATCAGCAATGATATTGATGAAATAGCCGGTGGGGCTCATGCAGTCATTGTCTTCACATACTGTTCTCACCTGGTCTTTCACCCGATAACATTTTACATATATGAAGTGGCCAAAATCCGCCAGTCTGTTGTTGCACTGCTGAGTCGTGCTCCAGAGACCACCGTCATCATCAAGTCTGGAAACACTGCAGGACTAAAGGTAAACTTCCTCTCTTTCCAATCCTAAAAAATCTCTTTGAAATGTTGTAGTTAGTATGGTATTAGTTGTACATGAAATTCTACCGTTTGGGGAAACAAAGGAGAGAAAAGTAACTTgagtttcttataaaaaaaaaaaaaaaaaaaatggaatgtaATGCACTACTTTACTAAGTAAACTATAGGTACTTGATTCGCATGACTCAGGttaattgtaaagtgttaacCCCAACACTGAAAGTCTAGAAACACTGGGGCTCAAAGATGTGTGCTTTGTTGAGACTTAAGCAGTGAATCAACCCAGCTGGCACAGGATGTAGACTCCAACGTTGGTTagacattggattttggttgaaTATGAAAATCAGGTTGATGTCTAAATCCAACGACTGTTTGATGTCAAGCTCCAATGTTGGGCAGATGCTGAATGTCGGCTGGaataaacaccccccccccccctcccaaaaaacaaaacaaaacaaaaacataaaaacagtgaaatgaaTGGGACTACAcatattaccagcttcacttattactaaccagtttgactttatttctgtcagacgtgtacagaagttatttttgtgaattaacagaggtttagatgttgatgttttgattaaaaatgtttggtcaccattattgtgatcagtgtttgttttagttgGGTAGTTTGACTCTTGGCTTAATAAGTTTGTGGTTCCTGTAATAGTGTTTACAGAaacacataatttattattataaggtGATATAGTTTTTGTCGTCATTAAGAAAATTGATTGAGGAATATTATTTTTCTCATCGTTGATCTAAAGTGGTTATTTATTACTAATGAACAATATTCAAGAAATACTACTTTCTTGCATCCGTTCTGAcattcagaattttcatttttagatacattttgggagaaaaaTCTTTCGAGACAcatagacatcaataatcagtatatgaatctcaacaatggtgacatgcttcatgcagcaatgcatgctgggagtcaccATAGtataaagcatgtcaccattgttgagattcatacgctgattgttgatgtctgtgtgtgtcagtgtagGTTAAGTTTTTGGAGCTCATGTTTGTTAAAAGATATTAACTGATTGTTGTAATACTGCTGGATCCCATGTGACAGAATCACAGggtttgtaatatgaatgtacCAAAGGACCaacataattgttagattaaaaaaCATTGGTGAATGAGGTTATTTCATGATGATCATAAAGCCATTTACAGATAATCACCTGATCTCATGTCACTTTAGCTGTCTTTGATGCTGCAAAAGTGCTCGACAAACAAACTGTCACAGCAGCCACAAAAGACAGATAATATAATAAGTGTTAAGAGcgcaactaatggaaacactaatcactgttatggtgtttaactgttatcctgttatggaaattaaacacattagattCAATCCCCTGTTAATTTTAAGAGCttttgtagacgtctgacagaaataaagtcagtctggttagtaataagtgaagctggtaatgctgtttgtgtaGTTTGTTTAATCCTTCCCTtgctgagatcttgagatatttaatgtgcttCCATGCATTTCACCCTttgttgcagtgtggtgcttattccaaccaaaattcaacgtctgtctgatgtcggagtttgacgtcaaacaaagttgggtttagacATCAACCCgactttcattttcaaccaaaatatgacgtctgactgacgttggattagttggagtccaaCATCTTCCTGACATCACATTGGTGTTACTGTGCTTGCTGGGAAGGTGCACACAATGtccacttttttttcttgttgttgtatGTTTGATCTGCTCTCCTGGTTgtttataacaattttttttttctaagggaGACAATAAAAGAGAAACTTAAAATCATGGGTTTAACTCCCAGAGAAGTTACCATGCTTGAACTAATATAATTTTAAGGCTTGGATGAAAACAGATGATTTTGTGGGGGGCAAACAGTTCCTTTATCTCCATTAGTTTACCTTCTTCCTTTCCCTACAAGGAAGGGTATTTTATTGTTTGTGCAAGCACACTATGCAATAAAACGTTTCTGATTCTGTTCTGTGTTTTTCCAGAATATTTATCAAAGTGATTGGTACATGTTGCAATTGAACACAGTGATGCAGGAGATGTTCAGAGACATTGATGGAGTCATCCTCTTGGATGTCTGGCAGATGACTTCCTGTCACTATCTACCTGAAAACATTCACCCAGGACCAGTTGTCATTGCTAATGAAATCGACATGTTGCTGTCATATATCTGTCCTGCCTGAGGCCTGTTCAAGTTGATTTGGTTCCATGAAGGAAATGGGAAAACTACCTGGTTGGGGGAAGACTAAACAAATTGTTCCTTATCTGGATTTCCTCTAACACTGACCCAATGAAAAGATCTCTTGGTTATCAGTTTTGTTTGTACAGTGTACCTCTAAACATATTGCtgtccactttaaaaaaaaaaaaaaaatgtatatatatatatatatatatatatatatatatatatatatatatatatatataataaaaaacacagtGATTTACCATTAGGTACGGCTGCCAAAACAAAAACCctcaaattaatacaaaatattctaatttaaaataaagtgcaaaaaacttcaacagattttcatttttttatacagagaaataaagtcattttaaagATATTGAATTTTAAagatggttcttattattatcattcgtaaaaaaaaagaaaaaaaaatgtctctttgCTGCATAATATTTCCTGGAAAcacaaagaacataatttatttgaaatgtatatatttgtgcaacattataaatgtttttacttttatcattttaatgccttgatgctgaataaaaagtaatttattaacacacatcaaacatttgaatggttgtATACAATGGTTTCTAAATATAAAGGAGCATAActctttttttcaaatatagATAATGATCAGACATATTTCTTGAGGAGTCATGAACACTGAAGAAGAGTAAAACCTCATCAAAGTCACCTGCGACAGTAAGAGTCACTCCAGGTTTACCAATCCATCTTCTATCATACTGTAATTGAGATCCATCTGCGGTACGGCATCTCTGACTGGTTTGGCAATTTCAGTGTACATCTGAAAGCACAGattacactgtaaacacagagaGCCATGAAAACCATGGGAGTTAAGCAGTATTCCACACTTCAGGCTGTCTTTGATGAAACTATCATCAGAAAGGTCCAAAAAATGATTTCAGATCCAATCCATGTCCTCCACCCTGAGTATCGGTTTCTTCCCTCAGGGAGACGCTTTAGATATCCCCAGGTCAGACTTAACCCGTTTAAGAATTCCTTCGTCCCTCTGTCCATCAACACTTTAAATAATAAGTCAgccatgtgcatgtgtgtatatgtattgtattatatttcttatttaagcAGCAGTCACATGGATTGTATATGTCCAAGAAAATTTTCCTTCTGGACAATAAAGTGTAGCTATCAATCTTTCTATCTgaacaatagttttttttaatgattatttatttatttttgcctttgCAAGCAAGTTGGCAGAAAGCATAGACGCAGCGACTCCATGCTCTCACTTTAATTGCTCTTTATGTACATTCTtgtctatatgttttttttccaacAAAGTTAGGTTTAGCTGTGCAAATCCCACATAAAGTAACTAAGACGTATGATCAcactataaaagaaaaaaaaaaaaaaagttgcgtcaacttaaaaaaatgagGCAACTTATTGCAAgcacttttttttgtaaacttgACAAACAGGGACTAAAGTCCACCCAACTTAAAATACCTTAATATCACAAGTTTT is drawn from Carassius gibelio isolate Cgi1373 ecotype wild population from Czech Republic chromosome B1, carGib1.2-hapl.c, whole genome shotgun sequence and contains these coding sequences:
- the LOC127948737 gene encoding NXPE family member 3-like — translated: MPIIYLHYISNDIDEIAGGAHAVIVFTYCSHLVFHPITFYIYEVAKIRQSVVALLSRAPETTVIIKSGNTAGLKNIYQSDWYMLQLNTVMQEMFRDIDGVILLDVWQMTSCHYLPENIHPGPVVIANEIDMLLSYICPA